In the genome of Novipirellula artificiosorum, one region contains:
- the pdxA gene encoding 4-hydroxythreonine-4-phosphate dehydrogenase PdxA, with protein sequence MSDSAQRTRPRIAISVGDVGGVGPELSLCCAANQALKDRCLPVLYGPFAVLERVAVKLGYPLPEIVDVPVEHSESIQPGRFSRATGQASFDAVCRAIDATMNGETLAMVTGPIQKEAWHAAGITFPGHTELLAAKTGVDDFSMMLTSDTISCVLATIHVPLADVPAMLSIELVLRTIRHAADALERRRGRSPRVAVCGLNPHAGENGLFSHGEEASVIEPAIAQARDQGIDVVGPLPPDTAFTPRMRRNVDVYVCMYHDQGLIPLKALAFDDAVNVTLGLPIVRTSVDHGTALDLAWQGVAQTSSMLAAIEMAIDLAERP encoded by the coding sequence ATGTCCGATTCCGCTCAAAGAACACGTCCAAGAATCGCCATTTCCGTCGGCGACGTCGGGGGCGTTGGCCCCGAATTGTCACTCTGCTGTGCGGCGAATCAGGCCCTCAAGGACCGTTGTTTGCCCGTTTTGTATGGGCCGTTTGCGGTGCTGGAGCGCGTTGCCGTGAAACTGGGGTACCCGCTGCCGGAAATCGTCGACGTTCCGGTCGAGCATTCTGAATCGATTCAACCTGGCCGTTTTAGCCGTGCGACAGGCCAAGCGTCCTTCGACGCCGTTTGCCGAGCGATTGATGCCACGATGAACGGGGAAACGCTTGCGATGGTCACCGGGCCGATTCAAAAGGAAGCGTGGCATGCGGCCGGAATCACCTTCCCCGGGCACACCGAACTGCTGGCGGCCAAGACCGGTGTCGACGATTTTTCGATGATGCTGACGAGCGATACGATCTCGTGCGTGTTGGCAACCATTCACGTTCCACTTGCCGATGTCCCGGCCATGCTTTCGATCGAGTTGGTTTTGCGAACGATTCGCCATGCTGCCGATGCGCTCGAGCGTCGAAGGGGCCGATCGCCACGGGTGGCCGTATGCGGATTGAACCCCCATGCTGGTGAAAACGGACTCTTCAGCCATGGTGAAGAAGCGTCGGTGATCGAGCCTGCGATCGCCCAAGCCCGTGATCAAGGGATCGACGTCGTCGGGCCACTGCCACCCGATACGGCGTTCACCCCGAGGATGCGGCGAAACGTCGACGTTTATGTTTGTATGTATCACGACCAAGGCCTGATTCCCTTGAAGGCTTTGGCATTCGACGACGCGGTCAACGTGACTTTGGGGCTTCCGATTGTTCGCACCAGTGTCGATCATGGCACTGCGTTGGATTTGGCATGGCAAGGGGTAGCACAGACCAGCAGCATGTTGGCTGCGATTGAAATGGCGATCGATCTCGCGGAGCGACCATGA
- a CDS encoding ferrochelatase — protein MSDREVPYDSFLLVSFGGPEGPDDVIPFLENVLRGKPVPRERMLEVAEHYQQFGGVSPINEQNRQLLAAIQADFEANEIHLPVYWGNRNWGPYFAETLQQMRKDGCKRALAFFTSMYSCNSGCRQYREDIAAAQAEVGEGCPSVDKVRMGFNHPLFIETMADNVQAAADSIEVELTTTHVLFTAHSIPMAMAENSDYEKQLKETCRLVAERSGADQWSLVYQSRSGPPQQPWLEPDVCDAIAAMDDESHIDALIIVPVGFISDHMEVLFDLDHEAADVCKHRGIKMARAATVGTASKFVTMIRELVQERTMPAPQRLALGNLGPWHDVCPADCCLYTPKRPAHSS, from the coding sequence ATGTCGGACCGCGAAGTCCCGTACGACTCTTTCCTGCTCGTTTCCTTCGGCGGCCCCGAAGGCCCTGACGATGTGATCCCCTTTCTCGAAAACGTGCTGAGGGGCAAACCGGTACCGCGCGAACGAATGTTGGAGGTTGCAGAACACTATCAACAATTTGGTGGCGTCAGCCCCATCAACGAGCAGAATCGCCAATTGCTTGCCGCGATCCAGGCCGATTTTGAGGCCAACGAGATCCACTTACCCGTCTATTGGGGCAACCGAAACTGGGGCCCCTATTTTGCCGAGACGCTGCAGCAAATGCGCAAGGATGGATGCAAGCGGGCGCTGGCGTTTTTCACCAGCATGTATAGTTGCAACAGCGGTTGCCGCCAATATCGTGAAGATATCGCCGCCGCCCAAGCGGAAGTCGGCGAGGGGTGCCCCTCCGTCGACAAGGTGCGAATGGGATTCAATCATCCGTTGTTCATTGAAACAATGGCGGACAACGTCCAAGCGGCAGCGGATTCAATCGAAGTCGAGTTGACCACGACACACGTCTTGTTCACGGCCCACAGCATTCCGATGGCAATGGCGGAGAACTCGGACTACGAAAAGCAGTTAAAGGAAACCTGTCGGTTGGTCGCTGAAAGGAGTGGTGCGGACCAATGGTCTTTGGTCTACCAAAGCCGTTCGGGCCCACCCCAGCAACCGTGGTTGGAACCCGACGTCTGCGACGCGATCGCGGCTATGGATGATGAATCGCACATCGATGCCTTGATCATCGTTCCCGTTGGTTTCATCAGCGATCACATGGAAGTGCTTTTTGATCTCGACCACGAAGCCGCCGACGTCTGCAAACATCGTGGGATCAAGATGGCCCGCGCTGCGACGGTGGGCACCGCGTCAAAATTCGTTACCATGATTCGCGAATTGGTCCAAGAGCGAACGATGCCGGCACCGCAGCGTCTCGCACTCGGCAACCTCGGACCCTGGCACGATGTCTGCCCCGCCGATTGTTGCTTGTACACACCCAAACGACCAGCGCATTCCTCCTGA
- a CDS encoding BatD family protein, translating to MKYVGFVLLCWALGSLYAVAADVDVVASVDRNAVRILEPIVLTLRIDAAADAQVDFSALDSTLGPFEVVSTTSHWSIPLANSQRRWLQTLTLETMETGTLTIPEIEIRYQIGKGEHKVDGSTRTQPISIQVDSVLNGDEDLEDYRPMKSEIPIDPASRTPSRLFWVVFAVGLIAMVGCATWLWMRRRPKSPTAYESALHRLDNLRAAVESHDVDARQAYIQVASIAHDFAAREHGHRSETMTTDEVLAAIGSGQWMRPEQRAELARLLHHADSLRFANQDDRDGFDLQYRTAGQFVRDLVQSTLERSRRAEETP from the coding sequence GTGAAATACGTTGGATTCGTTCTGCTCTGCTGGGCTCTCGGCTCGCTTTACGCGGTCGCTGCGGACGTCGATGTGGTCGCTTCCGTCGATCGCAATGCGGTCCGTATTCTTGAGCCGATTGTGTTGACCCTTCGCATTGACGCGGCAGCGGATGCGCAGGTCGATTTTTCGGCTCTCGACTCAACGCTGGGGCCGTTCGAAGTGGTTTCAACGACGAGCCACTGGTCGATTCCTCTTGCTAACTCGCAAAGACGGTGGTTGCAAACGCTGACACTTGAAACCATGGAAACTGGAACGCTCACGATTCCCGAGATCGAGATCCGCTACCAGATCGGAAAAGGCGAACACAAGGTCGACGGTTCCACACGTACCCAGCCGATCTCGATTCAAGTCGATAGCGTGCTTAATGGCGACGAAGATCTCGAAGATTATCGCCCGATGAAATCGGAGATCCCGATCGACCCGGCATCGCGAACGCCTTCGAGGCTGTTCTGGGTCGTTTTCGCCGTGGGACTGATCGCGATGGTGGGCTGTGCAACTTGGCTGTGGATGCGGCGACGGCCCAAGTCGCCAACCGCTTACGAATCGGCACTGCACCGCCTCGACAATCTCCGCGCAGCAGTGGAAAGCCATGACGTCGATGCCCGGCAAGCCTACATTCAAGTCGCATCGATCGCACATGACTTTGCTGCGAGGGAACACGGGCACCGGTCTGAAACGATGACGACCGATGAAGTCCTTGCGGCGATCGGTTCGGGGCAGTGGATGAGGCCTGAGCAGCGAGCAGAACTGGCACGCCTGCTGCATCATGCCGACTCGCTCCGGTTTGCCAACCAAGATGACAGGGATGGATTTGATTTGCAGTATCGAACCGCAGGACAGTTTGTCCGCGATCTCGTTCAGTCGACGCTTGAGCGGTCCCGCCGTGCGGAGGAGACGCCATGA
- a CDS encoding DUF58 domain-containing protein, whose amino-acid sequence MIPPEVLKKIRRIQIRTSHVVDDLLAGGWHSAFKGRGIEFEEVRPYAIGDDVRTIDWNVTARAGEPFVKLFREERELSVQLLVDISPSQFFGTQSQTKRELVAELGATLAFSAIKNNDKVGLTLFSDTVEKSIPPRKGTRHCLRLIRELLYCEPVGRGTNITAAIEHLNRTSHRRMVVFLISDFEDDHSENTLKVARRRHEIIPVVVRDQRELTMPDVGLVRFRDAETGQTQMIDTSSRRVRREYEALTRARNDNLDASLRRMRMSAIYLGTGQDFVRPLQQYFHQRELGR is encoded by the coding sequence GTGATTCCACCTGAAGTCCTCAAGAAGATTCGGCGCATTCAAATCCGTACCTCGCATGTGGTCGATGATTTGTTGGCTGGCGGCTGGCATTCGGCGTTCAAAGGACGCGGGATTGAATTCGAGGAGGTGCGTCCTTACGCGATTGGCGACGACGTACGAACGATCGACTGGAACGTGACGGCTCGAGCGGGCGAGCCGTTTGTGAAGCTATTTCGCGAAGAACGCGAATTGTCCGTGCAACTCTTGGTCGACATCAGCCCCTCGCAATTCTTTGGTACTCAGAGCCAAACCAAGCGAGAATTGGTCGCGGAACTCGGGGCGACGCTTGCCTTTTCTGCAATCAAGAATAACGACAAAGTAGGGCTGACCCTGTTTTCGGACACTGTGGAGAAGTCGATTCCTCCGCGCAAGGGAACGAGGCACTGTTTACGGCTGATTCGTGAACTGCTGTATTGCGAACCGGTTGGCCGTGGCACCAACATCACCGCGGCGATCGAGCATTTGAATCGGACCTCTCATCGTCGCATGGTGGTGTTTTTGATTAGCGATTTCGAAGATGATCACAGCGAGAACACGTTGAAGGTTGCCCGGCGACGGCATGAGATCATTCCCGTGGTGGTTCGTGACCAGCGAGAGTTGACGATGCCCGACGTTGGGCTGGTGCGTTTCCGCGATGCGGAGACAGGCCAAACCCAAATGATTGACACCTCCAGCCGCCGCGTGCGGCGAGAATATGAAGCGCTGACGCGAGCCAGGAACGACAACCTCGATGCATCGCTACGTCGGATGCGGATGTCAGCGATCTATCTGGGAACGGGACAGGATTTCGTCCGCCCGCTGCAGCAGTACTTTCACCAACGGGAACTCGGGCGGTGA
- a CDS encoding sulfatase family protein: protein MTPSFLIRFALTFLLATTTVSLCFAKPPNILLIIGDDCTHSDLAIYGGENAKTPNLDRLASESLVFNHAYLAEAMCQPCRAELYTGLYPMSNGCNWNHSASLSNTQSLPHHLGQLGYRVGLAGKVHVLPKKAFPFESVAGFDPNCVRNPTQPHDLAPAREFITRSDEPFCLVVALVDPHVPWVMGDASAYPRDEIKLPPNLADTQQTREAFSDYLAEITYMDGQVGELLSMVDETHHRDNTMVIFTSEQGAQFPGCKWTNWDTGLHTALVARWPGKIPAGTRTDALVQYADLVPTFLEAAGQSPDGDRFDGISFLNVLTGESDSHRKYVYGTHNNIPEGPSYPIRSISDGKYRYIRNLSPENLYIEKHVMGPPVEDNISRYYWRSWVWESGNSERTYDLVERYMRRPAEELYHTAQDRYEMNNLIDQDSVQSIQQQLSAELDRWMESQGDPGAEQDTVETHQAAKKGDHRFKGRL, encoded by the coding sequence ATGACTCCTTCCTTTTTGATTCGATTTGCGTTGACGTTCCTGCTCGCCACGACCACGGTGTCGCTGTGCTTTGCCAAGCCCCCGAATATCCTGCTTATCATCGGCGACGATTGCACTCACAGCGACTTGGCCATTTACGGTGGCGAAAACGCGAAGACCCCCAACCTGGATCGCTTGGCCAGTGAATCCTTGGTGTTCAATCACGCGTACCTGGCCGAGGCAATGTGCCAGCCATGCCGCGCCGAACTGTACACCGGGCTCTATCCGATGAGCAACGGTTGCAACTGGAATCACTCCGCAAGCTTGTCCAACACTCAGAGCCTTCCCCACCATCTTGGACAACTCGGATACCGGGTCGGCTTAGCAGGCAAGGTGCACGTACTGCCTAAGAAAGCGTTTCCCTTCGAATCGGTCGCCGGTTTTGATCCGAATTGCGTACGGAATCCGACCCAACCTCACGATCTCGCCCCGGCACGCGAATTTATCACGCGAAGTGACGAACCCTTTTGTTTGGTGGTCGCTCTGGTCGATCCGCACGTGCCATGGGTGATGGGAGATGCCTCGGCTTACCCACGTGACGAAATCAAATTGCCGCCGAACCTTGCCGATACCCAACAAACGCGAGAAGCGTTTTCGGATTACTTGGCGGAGATCACCTACATGGACGGTCAAGTCGGCGAACTGCTCTCGATGGTGGACGAAACCCATCATCGCGACAACACGATGGTGATCTTCACATCCGAACAAGGTGCCCAGTTTCCTGGATGCAAATGGACCAATTGGGACACTGGACTCCACACAGCCTTGGTGGCCCGTTGGCCCGGCAAGATTCCCGCTGGCACGCGCACCGATGCCTTGGTGCAATACGCTGACTTGGTACCCACCTTTCTTGAAGCAGCCGGGCAATCACCCGATGGTGATCGGTTTGATGGCATCAGCTTCTTGAACGTGTTGACGGGCGAATCCGACTCACACCGCAAGTACGTTTACGGTACGCATAACAACATTCCGGAGGGCCCCTCGTATCCCATCCGTAGCATTAGTGACGGAAAGTACCGCTACATTCGAAACCTAAGTCCCGAGAATCTCTACATTGAAAAACATGTGATGGGTCCCCCCGTCGAAGACAACATCAGCCGCTACTATTGGCGCAGCTGGGTTTGGGAATCCGGCAACAGTGAACGGACCTATGACTTGGTCGAACGATACATGCGGCGTCCCGCGGAAGAGCTTTACCATACCGCTCAGGATCGCTACGAAATGAACAACCTGATCGATCAAGATTCCGTTCAATCAATCCAACAGCAACTCAGTGCTGAGTTGGACCGTTGGATGGAATCACAAGGCGACCCGGGTGCCGAGCAAGACACGGTTGAGACACACCAGGCTGCCAAAAAAGGCGACCACCGCTTTAAGGGTCGGCTGTAA
- a CDS encoding vWA domain-containing protein, which produces MILEHPWVLLLLAGLPFLARSLFATEKAKAVRFPSITPLRGIRPSWRQRIAWLPDALLLLGISAMIFALARPRMGREQTVIDSEGIAIEIVVDRSGSMLAMDFQIDGRRVDRLSAIKNVAADFIEGDTSELRPLSGRTSDLIGLVTFAGFADAITPPTLDHSFLLAQLNRTQIVSQQSEDGTAIGDAISLAVDKLDSLDVNRSDDPHAEKASKVIILMTDGENNAGVFDPVQAAELAKSKGIKIYTIGVGTKGNAPYPTRSPFSGEIVMRAMPVNIDEGTLRQIAEATEGAYFRATDTESLAAIYETIDQLEKTKIESHQFTDYKELAVQSFTWRSFGFPPIVLVALVSLAASVLLKQLLFRLLV; this is translated from the coding sequence ATGATCCTTGAGCATCCTTGGGTTTTGCTACTGCTGGCCGGTTTGCCGTTTCTGGCGCGATCGTTGTTCGCTACCGAAAAAGCGAAGGCGGTCCGGTTCCCTTCGATCACACCGCTTCGCGGCATTCGGCCATCGTGGCGTCAACGCATCGCTTGGCTTCCTGATGCGCTGTTGTTGCTGGGGATCAGCGCCATGATTTTTGCGTTGGCTCGGCCGCGGATGGGACGCGAGCAGACGGTGATTGATTCCGAGGGGATCGCGATTGAGATCGTCGTTGACCGATCGGGAAGCATGTTGGCCATGGACTTTCAGATTGACGGTCGTCGAGTGGATCGGCTGTCCGCGATCAAGAACGTTGCTGCGGATTTTATCGAGGGTGATACGTCCGAGTTGCGTCCCTTGTCGGGGCGAACGAGTGATTTGATTGGCTTGGTCACGTTCGCTGGTTTTGCCGACGCGATCACCCCTCCGACACTCGATCATTCGTTCCTGCTTGCGCAGTTGAACCGAACGCAAATTGTATCGCAGCAGTCCGAGGATGGCACGGCAATCGGTGATGCGATTAGTTTGGCGGTGGACAAGTTGGATTCACTTGACGTCAATCGCTCCGATGACCCGCACGCGGAGAAGGCCAGTAAGGTGATTATCTTGATGACCGATGGCGAAAACAATGCGGGTGTTTTTGATCCGGTGCAAGCCGCAGAGCTGGCAAAAAGCAAGGGGATCAAAATCTATACGATAGGCGTTGGAACCAAGGGCAATGCACCTTATCCCACGCGAAGTCCCTTTAGCGGTGAGATTGTGATGCGAGCCATGCCGGTCAACATTGACGAGGGAACCTTAAGACAAATTGCGGAAGCCACCGAGGGGGCCTATTTTCGTGCTACCGATACCGAATCACTAGCGGCGATTTATGAAACGATTGACCAACTCGAGAAGACGAAAATCGAATCACACCAGTTCACCGACTACAAGGAACTGGCGGTCCAGTCGTTCACGTGGAGATCGTTTGGCTTTCCGCCGATCGTGCTGGTGGCATTGGTTTCGCTCGCGGCCAGTGTGTTGCTGAAACAACTCTTGTTCCGATTGCTGGTGTAG
- a CDS encoding VWA domain-containing protein produces the protein MDIQYGNGAALHWLWIAVLCWGVMVAGVIFNRRRWRVFATENLVDQLVPRRSVARQTLRILLLTAAMILLSIALVDMRWGKQARQVPQQGIEVMFVLDVSRSMLAQDVTPNRLERAKQQINDMLDAMAGDRVGLVLFAGDVRQEVPMTSHYDDFRRSLKGISPESVSRGGSRLGDAIRIASEGFLTQVNDHKAMVILTDGEDQESEPVQMAQRAYQDHGIRIFTIGLGDMEQGARIPADSRRQGDYLQYEGQQVWSRLDGQILLAIATETDGAFIPAGTKQVDMGDVYRGYVSSVPQTEFEMATIDQYQPRFQWFVALALVCCVAQIGVGRSAVAAEQS, from the coding sequence ATGGACATCCAATATGGAAACGGGGCGGCGTTGCATTGGCTATGGATAGCAGTGTTGTGTTGGGGCGTGATGGTCGCAGGCGTGATCTTCAATAGGCGACGTTGGCGAGTTTTTGCCACGGAAAACTTGGTCGATCAATTGGTGCCTCGTCGCAGTGTGGCTCGCCAAACGTTAAGGATCCTGTTGTTGACGGCCGCGATGATCTTGTTGTCGATCGCATTGGTGGACATGCGATGGGGCAAGCAAGCACGCCAAGTCCCACAACAGGGGATCGAGGTGATGTTCGTCCTCGATGTCTCGCGATCGATGTTGGCCCAAGACGTGACACCCAACCGATTGGAACGAGCGAAGCAGCAGATCAACGACATGCTCGATGCAATGGCAGGCGACCGCGTGGGGTTGGTGCTGTTTGCGGGGGATGTGCGTCAAGAGGTCCCGATGACCAGCCACTATGATGATTTTCGACGTTCACTCAAAGGTATCTCCCCAGAAAGCGTTTCACGTGGTGGTTCGCGGTTGGGTGACGCGATCCGTATTGCATCGGAGGGGTTTCTGACCCAAGTGAATGATCATAAAGCGATGGTGATCTTGACCGATGGCGAAGACCAAGAAAGCGAACCCGTCCAAATGGCCCAGCGCGCCTACCAAGATCACGGAATTCGCATTTTTACGATCGGGCTCGGAGACATGGAGCAAGGAGCAAGAATCCCCGCCGATTCGCGCCGCCAAGGTGACTACTTGCAATACGAAGGTCAACAGGTTTGGTCCCGACTCGATGGCCAGATTCTACTAGCGATTGCGACGGAGACCGACGGGGCCTTCATCCCAGCAGGGACCAAACAAGTGGATATGGGCGATGTGTATCGAGGCTACGTTTCGAGTGTTCCGCAAACCGAATTCGAGATGGCGACCATCGATCAATACCAACCACGTTTCCAGTGGTTCGTTGCTTTGGCATTGGTTTGCTGTGTAGCACAAATAGGGGTGGGGCGATCCGCTGTCGCAGCGGAGCAGAGTTAA
- a CDS encoding C25 family cysteine peptidase, which produces MTCTFRLIACLLLVTSLFAGHSPATDIVAVCPDTFRDSLEPWMLHRQRDGLSIKVIPSSPAAATLHQAIRAAADSKTRFVVLVGDCPVIGTRGDASRETPTNYLATTVTAQWGAPPTLSTDMPFGDFDQDGTPDAVVGRLPVNNPAELDHLVNRIIRYESNPDFGVWRGNVQLVGGLGGFGSLIDTAIESVTRTVVTGVLPAETRTFVAYASPNHRFCPKDQPFTDAVLADYRRGARFWVYAGHGYVTELDRVPATLLGRPVLDCETVCRLDRPASALPIALLLACYTGAIDAPEDCLAERMLVTEGGPIAVFAGSRVTMPYGNATAAIGLIDSVYEKKMQRLGDAWLQTQVQMSRELDTPPSTARMMIDGLATMISPAGTDLLDERREHVRLYNLLGDPALHLHPPQSVSLRVATGFDPGETISIDAISPIDGELTVTLHRPLGSVPDHEADPNATAVASITRSVTAEVPSQSRIVLPESFRGPLTVRAFVSGSSAWATSAAKTRIRNLTR; this is translated from the coding sequence ATGACCTGTACTTTTCGCCTCATCGCCTGCCTGCTGCTCGTAACGTCCCTGTTTGCTGGCCACTCACCAGCAACGGATATCGTCGCGGTCTGTCCCGATACCTTTCGCGATTCGCTCGAGCCTTGGATGCTGCATCGCCAGCGAGACGGGTTATCGATCAAAGTCATCCCCAGTTCGCCTGCCGCCGCGACGTTGCATCAAGCGATTCGCGCCGCAGCCGATTCCAAGACTCGCTTTGTCGTCCTCGTCGGCGACTGTCCCGTGATTGGCACTCGCGGCGATGCCTCACGAGAAACCCCGACGAACTATTTGGCCACCACGGTGACGGCCCAGTGGGGAGCGCCCCCCACATTGTCGACGGACATGCCCTTTGGGGATTTCGACCAGGATGGAACCCCAGATGCGGTCGTCGGCCGATTGCCGGTGAACAACCCAGCCGAGCTGGATCATCTGGTCAACCGCATCATACGCTATGAAAGCAATCCCGATTTTGGTGTCTGGCGAGGCAACGTCCAATTGGTTGGCGGCCTCGGCGGCTTCGGCAGCCTGATTGACACCGCGATCGAATCGGTGACTCGAACCGTTGTGACGGGGGTGTTGCCCGCAGAAACTCGAACGTTTGTTGCCTATGCCAGTCCCAATCATCGCTTTTGTCCGAAGGACCAACCGTTCACCGATGCGGTCCTCGCAGATTACCGCCGCGGTGCAAGGTTTTGGGTCTATGCGGGGCACGGCTACGTGACCGAGCTCGACCGAGTCCCGGCCACACTGCTGGGTCGTCCCGTTCTCGATTGTGAAACGGTTTGTCGGCTGGATCGTCCCGCCTCAGCCCTGCCCATCGCTCTCTTGTTGGCCTGTTACACCGGTGCGATCGATGCACCCGAGGACTGCTTGGCCGAACGCATGCTCGTCACCGAGGGGGGCCCGATCGCGGTGTTCGCAGGCAGCCGTGTGACGATGCCCTACGGTAATGCCACCGCAGCGATCGGATTGATCGATTCGGTGTACGAGAAGAAGATGCAGCGGCTTGGTGATGCATGGCTACAAACTCAGGTTCAAATGAGCCGTGAACTCGATACGCCGCCCTCAACGGCGCGAATGATGATCGATGGTTTGGCGACGATGATCAGTCCCGCGGGAACGGATCTGCTTGATGAACGACGCGAACATGTGCGGCTCTACAATTTGCTTGGCGATCCTGCGCTGCACCTACACCCGCCGCAATCGGTTTCGCTGCGGGTCGCAACCGGTTTTGATCCCGGCGAAACGATCTCGATCGACGCCATTTCGCCGATCGACGGCGAATTGACCGTTACGCTTCACCGGCCACTCGGTAGCGTGCCCGACCACGAAGCCGACCCCAACGCGACGGCGGTTGCGTCGATCACTCGGTCGGTCACCGCAGAAGTCCCCAGCCAAAGCCGAATCGTGCTGCCCGAATCATTCCGTGGCCCGTTGACGGTGAGAGCGTTCGTTTCGGGCAGCTCGGCATGGGCCACCTCGGCTGCCAAAACGCGAATTCGCAATCTAACGCGTTAA
- a CDS encoding AAA family ATPase yields MQRLVLEVGKALVGQDVLVHRLLIGLLTGGHLLIEGVPGLAKTTAIATLSKAIDADFQRLQFTPDLLPADLIGTQVYRPQQQEFVVQKGPIFANLILADEINRAPAKVQSALLESMQERQVTIGGETFSLPDPFLVMATQNPIEQEGTYRLPEAQMDRFMMKVVVDYPTRHEELQILNRMSRTRQQIAIGTVTTPKEILHARDLVDAVFVDQQIAEYIVDLVMATRKCEAYGLAIGPWIQFGASPRATINLTLAAKANAFLHRRAFVVPQDVKDIAMDVLRHRVMITYEAEAEEKTSEDVVNMILEAIPVP; encoded by the coding sequence ATGCAGCGATTGGTGCTGGAAGTGGGCAAGGCGCTCGTCGGCCAAGATGTTTTGGTCCACCGATTGCTCATTGGGTTGCTCACCGGTGGTCATTTGTTGATCGAGGGTGTTCCCGGGCTGGCCAAAACGACCGCGATTGCGACACTTTCCAAAGCGATCGATGCCGATTTTCAACGCCTGCAATTTACCCCCGATCTGTTGCCGGCCGATCTGATTGGGACGCAAGTCTACCGGCCTCAGCAGCAAGAGTTCGTCGTCCAAAAAGGTCCTATCTTCGCTAACCTCATTTTGGCGGATGAAATCAACCGGGCTCCGGCCAAGGTTCAAAGCGCGTTGCTCGAATCGATGCAGGAACGTCAAGTCACGATCGGTGGCGAGACGTTTTCCTTGCCCGATCCGTTTTTGGTCATGGCAACTCAAAACCCGATCGAGCAGGAGGGCACGTACCGGCTGCCTGAAGCTCAGATGGACCGATTCATGATGAAGGTCGTCGTGGACTACCCGACGCGTCATGAGGAATTGCAGATTCTCAACCGAATGTCACGGACACGCCAACAGATCGCGATCGGTACCGTGACCACGCCCAAGGAAATCTTGCATGCACGTGACTTGGTTGACGCCGTCTTTGTCGACCAGCAGATTGCGGAGTACATCGTCGATTTGGTGATGGCAACACGAAAATGTGAGGCGTATGGATTAGCAATTGGGCCCTGGATTCAATTCGGAGCCTCGCCACGAGCGACGATCAACTTGACGTTGGCGGCGAAAGCCAATGCGTTTCTTCATCGCCGAGCTTTTGTCGTTCCGCAAGACGTGAAGGACATCGCCATGGACGTTCTGCGGCATCGTGTGATGATCACCTACGAGGCGGAAGCGGAAGAAAAAACCTCGGAAGACGTGGTGAACATGATTCTCGAGGCCATTCCCGTCCCTTAG